A section of the Macadamia integrifolia cultivar HAES 741 unplaced genomic scaffold, SCU_Mint_v3 scaffold3119, whole genome shotgun sequence genome encodes:
- the LOC122067776 gene encoding disease resistance protein RPP8-like, with the protein MAEALVKSFLQRSSSLIWLKNEGSPGLQYQIQKLKNRLEEIGSFPGEVGRSKQEDGLFFNWRDDLIETVHDTDNCINQYVAKARSQDGSDQALSIVQFGYELEKINARLAGISHRSSQPNMPLTLEAKEENGQSSSTVDVDVGKESLAPFALNYRKLPPYLRSCLLYCSLFPEKISRGRLVRLMVAEGILQERPGEVMEDTAEENIKELVAQGMLRVEIVEPWFKSELKVADPYLKICSHNRQQGKSIAGNLDLDSTFPQSSHIVWIPYRGETIMAILNDHPILSLFVIPVYSQGLIPCEYWNEGIPDDHWACVRNALYTLNFLRVLDLENLKIKSLPEEIGDLIQLRYLGLRGSALDEIPESIGNLQNLQTLDIRWPRRLRVLPNGVLNLLQLRHLKLALNEIKVPSGIGILTNLLSITGLFMRPGIIKELSRLTQLRELQLRDVSQEHASELSAAIMKMRGLLSFSVYTNGQEDDLLPTLEQFSPPPFIRKLCLDGRLTDLPDWLCSMENLTMLRLGFSFLPEEAVSVFQFLPNLKYLTLWEACKVKQINKEFCRVGGFLKLEVLIIASVNLLEWTEIEEGALPSLAFLCFHNCPRLMNLPEGLQYVTTLKVLKIFPLHPDHERRLKRDGGRENYKIKHIQRLRCFSSSLRSWVAM; encoded by the coding sequence ATGGCAGAAGCCTTAGTGAAATCCTTTCTGCAAAGATCCAGTTCTCTAATATGGCTAAAGAATGAAGGTTCTCCAGGTCTGCAATATCAAATCCAAAAGCTCAAGAACAGACTTGAGGAGATTGGAAGCTTTCCTGGAGAAGTAGGTAGGAGCAAACAAGAGGATGGATTGTTTTTTAACTGGCGGGACGATTTGATAGAAACAGTACATGACACTGACAATTGTATCAATCAGTATGTCGCTAAGGCTAGAAGCCAAGATGGGTCTGATCAGGCACTGTCAATTGTGCAGTTTGGCTATGAATTAGAGAAGATCAATGCACGTCTTGCCGGAATTTCACACCGAAGTTCTCAACCCAATATGCCGCTGACATTGGAAGCAAAAGAGGAAAATGGGCAAAGTTCTTCTactgttgatgttgatgtaggTAAAGAATCTCTTGCTCCCTTTGCTTTGAATTATAGAAAATTGCCTCCTTACCTTAGATCCTGCTTACTCTACTGTTCTCTCTTCCCTGAGAAAATAAGTAGAGGAAGATTGGTTCGGCTAATGGTGGCTGAAGGTATTTTACAAGAAAGACCAGGGGAAGTCATGGAGGATACTGCTGAAGAAAATATCAAGGAATTAGTTGCCCAAGGGATGCTTCGAGTTGAAATTGTTGAACCTTGGTTCAAAAGTGAACTCAAAGTTGCCGACCCTTATCTTAAAATTTGTAGTCATAACCGGCAGCAAGGAAAAAGTATTGCTGGGAATCTAGATTTAGATTCTACTTTTCCTCAGAGTTCCCACATTGTTTGGATCCCCTACCGTGGTGAAACTATCATGGCAATCTTGAATGATCACCCAATTCTATCATTATTTGTCATTCCAGTCTATTCACAAGGATTAATTCCCTGTGAGTATTGGAATGAAGGCATTCCTGATGATCATTGGGCCTGCGTAAGAAATGCCTTGTATACCTTAAATTTTTTGCGAGTTTTGGACTTGGAGAATCTTAAAATTAAGAGCTTACCAGAAGAAATAGGAGATCTGATACAGTTGAGGTATCTAGGCTTAAGAGGTTCAGCACTGGATGAGATTCCAGAGAGCATAGGTAATCTTCAAAACTTACAAACTTTGGATATTAGATGGCCTAGAAGGCTGAGAGTATTGCCAAATGGAGTTCTGAATCTTCTACAGTTGAGGCACCTTAAGTTGGCACTGAATGAAATAAAAGTCCCCTCAGGTATAGGCATATTAACAAACCTCCTAAGTATAACTGGTTTATTCATGAGGCCTGGCATCATAAAAGAATTAAGTAGGTTGACTCAACTCAGAGAACTGCAATTGAGGGATGTATCCCAAGAACATGCCAGTGAGCTCTCTGCTGCTATTATGAAGATGAGAGGACTTCTATCTTTCTCTGTATATACAAATGGTCAAGAGGATGACCTGCTGCCCACATTGGAGCAATTTTCACCTCCGCCATTCATTAGAAAACTTTGCCTAGACGGGCGTCTAACGGATCTACCTGACTGGCTCTGCTCTATGGAGAACCTCACTATGCTAAGATTAGGTTTTTCCTTTCTACCTGAGGAAGCAGTTTCTGTATTTCAATTTCTTCCTAACCTGAAATATCTAACACTCTGGGAAGCTTGCAAGgtcaaacaaataaacaaagaatTTTGCCGGGTGGGTGGGTTTCTTAAGCTAGAGGTACTTATTATTGCTTCTGTGAATCTGTTGGAATGGACTGAGATTGAAGAAGGAGCATTGCCAAGCTTAGCATTCCTCTGCTTCCACAATTGTCCACGATTGATGAATCTTCCAGAAGGACTACAGTATGTCACCACGTTGAAAGTACTGAAGATATTTCCCTTGCACCCAGATCATGAACGGAGGTTGAAACGTGATGGAGGTAGAGAGAATTACAAGATAAAACACATCCAACGACTACGGTGTTTCTCTTCATCCCTCCGCTCATGGGTTGCAATGTGA